A genomic stretch from Sulfobacillus thermosulfidooxidans includes:
- a CDS encoding ParM/StbA family protein, producing MKIAIDVGHGYVKVLNDAQRTMFPALIAPAPPLVELGEAARRPMITQINGEEFLIGDPARPYAVPRWSRDKASDPETLNLMLVAAAAIGAMGPVDLAAGLPLSWFGSGRKAFADALLGLEAQIVLPDGTHTHVWIETTKILPQGVAAASTLLAQSSYDAGDYLVVDIGYRTSDYIVVTKTPTGSLSFHPDQAGSLELGTHAINAWVAEELTKTWNLPFQPAEVEERANVHINGQRVNLDPLRQKALAHLQGQLRDRLIEKLDQTWHKLAGKVLVGGGAIPYAAALPDAHIPDNPQWANAQAYLMALTLSSGVASH from the coding sequence ATGAAAATCGCCATCGACGTCGGCCACGGCTATGTTAAGGTGTTAAACGATGCCCAACGCACGATGTTTCCTGCCCTCATTGCTCCCGCTCCCCCTCTTGTTGAATTAGGTGAAGCGGCTCGTCGTCCGATGATCACCCAAATCAACGGGGAAGAATTTCTCATCGGTGACCCTGCTCGCCCGTATGCCGTGCCCCGGTGGAGCCGGGATAAGGCGAGTGACCCGGAAACCTTAAACCTCATGTTGGTGGCCGCTGCCGCCATTGGCGCCATGGGCCCGGTCGATTTAGCCGCTGGTCTCCCGCTCTCGTGGTTCGGTAGCGGGCGCAAAGCCTTTGCCGACGCGCTGTTGGGACTCGAAGCGCAAATCGTTCTCCCGGATGGCACGCACACCCATGTTTGGATCGAAACCACCAAAATTCTCCCCCAAGGCGTGGCTGCCGCCAGTACCCTCCTCGCGCAATCGTCGTATGATGCCGGCGACTATCTCGTGGTGGATATCGGGTATCGCACCTCCGATTACATTGTCGTGACCAAAACGCCAACCGGGAGCCTCTCGTTTCACCCCGATCAAGCGGGCAGTTTGGAACTGGGGACGCACGCGATCAACGCCTGGGTGGCCGAAGAGCTCACCAAGACGTGGAATTTGCCCTTTCAGCCCGCCGAAGTGGAAGAACGGGCGAACGTCCATATCAACGGCCAACGGGTGAACCTCGACCCCTTGCGGCAGAAGGCGTTAGCGCATCTGCAAGGGCAATTGCGTGACCGGTTGATTGAGAAACTCGACCAAACGTGGCACAAACTGGCGGGCAAAGTCTTAGTTGGTGGTGGTGCCATTCCCTATGCCGCTGCCTTACCCGATGCCCACATTCCCGATAATCCCCAATGGGCGAATGCGCAAGCCTATTTGATGGCGTTAACCCTGTCATCCGGCGTGGCTTCGCACTAA
- a CDS encoding replication-relaxation family protein has translation MDSVRHLMRWSEPVRVTRKRRRAYNDYTMNFLWDLSLVDYVTIDQAGWMYGAPRSTILHNLRHWRGRGLIQAAWVPYHGRRTRIIALAPGGAELLQYDDEKGWNLMHPHWVPVAERIRTNRFIEHNLDRNTVALTITRQAEDLRLEASWDLHITDFIISSRHPLHIKPDAAIRLNDHPWIIEVERSWRKETLLHKFAQYDRLILQGGWRHIPWCNEPPKVLFIPTETNTQKIHWETWMNTFQFHQHSYAWMWPFDYVINHQWTIYGGNGQRVIQPQNFWNLIRQPAYHEPK, from the coding sequence ATGGATTCTGTACGCCATCTCATGCGCTGGTCAGAACCGGTAAGGGTCACTCGTAAACGTCGCCGGGCTTACAACGACTATACCATGAATTTTCTTTGGGATTTAAGCCTCGTTGACTATGTAACTATTGATCAAGCCGGTTGGATGTATGGGGCCCCGCGATCCACCATCCTTCATAATTTACGGCATTGGCGCGGACGCGGCTTGATTCAAGCCGCGTGGGTGCCCTATCATGGCCGCCGCACACGCATTATTGCTTTAGCTCCTGGAGGAGCGGAGTTACTACAATATGATGACGAAAAAGGCTGGAACCTTATGCATCCCCATTGGGTTCCGGTTGCGGAACGGATTCGCACCAATCGTTTTATTGAACACAATTTGGATCGCAATACCGTTGCTCTAACAATTACCCGACAAGCCGAAGATTTGAGGTTAGAGGCGTCCTGGGATCTTCATATCACAGATTTCATCATATCCAGCCGTCATCCCTTGCATATCAAACCCGATGCAGCCATTCGACTGAATGACCATCCGTGGATCATTGAAGTCGAACGTTCATGGCGCAAAGAAACTTTGTTACACAAGTTTGCTCAATATGACCGCTTAATCCTACAAGGCGGTTGGCGTCATATTCCATGGTGCAATGAACCGCCGAAGGTGTTATTTATTCCTACAGAAACCAACACCCAGAAAATCCATTGGGAAACGTGGATGAATACATTTCAATTCCATCAACACAGCTATGCTTGGATGTGGCCTTTCGATTATGTTATCAATCACCAATGGACGATTTACGGTGGCAATGGCCAGCGCGTAATCCAACCGCAAAATTTTTGGAATTTGATTCGCCAGCCGGCTTATCATGAACCGAAATAA
- a CDS encoding type IV secretory system conjugative DNA transfer family protein: MTPYDNGKPPSLPEYRGRARRETLFWLVIGLTLVGIGLWTFGPRVFGQQVWSGIQSLWTHIPFLTHSVTLYRHGQRVTIAPHPTWVLVAIHALLTAIGWLVLGFSPLLLVILITRFLLRQRRIATMQWTEVHLFQNDVVTPDAMRQLFDQLWDALWPRSRWVGSWWVYRLFVSAPPLTLMIIRDQTVDDRMHILLGTPANLTDRVLAAWQNAYQNVRFMVWPHPIHVPDHQVVRWGFRYRTAIRLVDLVDQYSALPLEVLVQAVAREAWKQAGPLPDFVWQVVWVPIGTGRAMKRLETAAQYATWEENVALQQAADTALQQMGRGRWMTEIRASAPTYDVLQRIISAWGLQNRWAVLRPHNVIVWRQKWVTWMQQAVPRIWPLAGGHPLWSGECAAFFALPTGRLRVADLDRSMTRRMPAPRTLSRDPRHVIVTAEGQDRVGLYPEDFIKNLLLLGIQGSGKSTSLINVFKNAVRLTREDGTPREAVVLFDIGKDTAQAALRLVPPNRQVIWFDPTDPANPWALQPLDATASAASAVTELLETLQEIFGASAVGARSREILGHTFTALLAAQTPDHPYTLRDAYRFLTDEGYRVGLLAQALKNPACPPQTQEFWTVVLPNLQANNPRFWEEAVAPPRNKLDELLRHTTLQAALGVIMPDGTRRRFIDWDRVIRERQVVIVNLDMARMGGRSNVRLFGILITQLLWHAIQRQGLQAESTRIPVKLLYDEAQEYLSPQFLDYLALGRAYGFQTVLATRFLLELKDPALQAGVINLCQNRIIHRIPEPAEAIKLMQQMMTIYINNITLQEEAQALERFMADDIMRLPDYTAICLWQAKGAVQSPFVAQTIDWRAEAHEDWATYHLQQQPACLTVPDVDVSIPSTSDNIETSAPSTPSLVAMDDSPPSGSPHVDSPQAAETTNVDWSVQKLAQRFQLSQSVVEKICRDQQCTLSELAAVLTQHGAERPAFMVQIPGWLADHADWFSAVKNPDGADHPIEAVSSSSTADQNVADDTPWLLDS; encoded by the coding sequence ATGACGCCCTATGATAACGGCAAACCCCCGTCGCTCCCCGAATACCGAGGACGTGCCCGCCGCGAGACCTTATTTTGGCTCGTTATCGGTCTTACGCTCGTTGGCATCGGGTTATGGACTTTTGGCCCCCGCGTGTTCGGTCAGCAAGTGTGGTCCGGGATTCAGAGTTTATGGACCCACATTCCCTTTTTGACGCATTCGGTCACGCTGTATCGCCACGGCCAACGCGTGACCATTGCGCCGCATCCGACTTGGGTCTTGGTGGCCATCCATGCCCTGCTCACCGCCATCGGGTGGCTCGTTCTCGGATTCAGTCCGCTCCTTCTCGTCATCCTCATTACCCGCTTTCTGTTACGCCAACGCCGGATTGCGACGATGCAATGGACCGAAGTCCATCTGTTCCAAAACGATGTGGTGACGCCGGATGCCATGCGCCAACTCTTTGACCAACTCTGGGATGCCTTATGGCCCCGGTCCCGGTGGGTCGGCTCGTGGTGGGTGTACCGGCTGTTTGTCAGCGCACCGCCGCTGACCTTAATGATTATCCGCGACCAGACCGTTGATGACCGCATGCACATTCTCTTAGGCACGCCGGCGAACTTAACGGATCGGGTGTTAGCCGCGTGGCAAAATGCTTACCAGAATGTGCGGTTTATGGTCTGGCCCCATCCGATCCACGTCCCGGACCATCAAGTGGTGCGGTGGGGCTTCCGCTATCGCACCGCCATTCGGCTGGTCGATCTCGTCGATCAATATTCGGCCTTACCCCTCGAAGTGCTGGTGCAGGCCGTGGCCCGCGAAGCCTGGAAGCAAGCAGGTCCGTTGCCGGATTTTGTCTGGCAAGTGGTATGGGTGCCCATTGGAACCGGGCGGGCCATGAAACGGCTCGAAACCGCCGCCCAATATGCCACCTGGGAAGAGAATGTCGCGCTCCAACAAGCGGCGGATACGGCCTTACAGCAAATGGGACGCGGGCGGTGGATGACCGAAATTCGGGCCAGCGCGCCCACGTATGATGTGCTCCAACGGATTATTTCCGCGTGGGGCCTGCAAAACCGCTGGGCGGTCTTGCGTCCACATAACGTCATCGTGTGGCGGCAGAAATGGGTCACCTGGATGCAACAAGCTGTGCCCCGCATTTGGCCGTTAGCCGGCGGCCATCCCCTCTGGTCCGGGGAATGTGCCGCCTTCTTTGCCTTACCCACCGGACGCTTGCGCGTCGCGGATCTCGATCGCAGCATGACCCGGCGGATGCCCGCGCCCCGGACGTTAAGCCGCGATCCCCGTCATGTCATTGTCACCGCCGAAGGGCAGGATCGGGTCGGCCTTTACCCGGAAGATTTTATCAAGAATCTCTTGCTCTTAGGCATTCAAGGATCGGGCAAATCCACGTCCTTGATTAACGTGTTCAAAAATGCGGTGCGCTTAACCCGTGAGGACGGAACGCCACGGGAAGCCGTCGTGTTATTCGATATTGGCAAAGATACCGCGCAGGCCGCCTTGCGGTTGGTGCCGCCGAACCGGCAGGTGATTTGGTTCGATCCCACCGATCCCGCCAATCCGTGGGCGTTACAGCCGCTGGATGCCACGGCCAGTGCCGCGTCTGCCGTCACTGAACTCTTGGAAACCTTGCAAGAAATCTTTGGAGCCAGTGCCGTCGGCGCCCGGTCGCGAGAAATTTTGGGACACACGTTTACCGCCTTGTTAGCCGCGCAGACGCCGGATCATCCCTATACTTTACGTGATGCCTACCGATTTTTGACAGACGAAGGCTACCGAGTCGGTCTGTTAGCGCAAGCCTTAAAGAACCCAGCCTGTCCGCCTCAGACGCAAGAGTTTTGGACGGTGGTGTTACCGAATCTTCAAGCGAACAATCCCCGGTTTTGGGAAGAAGCGGTGGCGCCGCCGCGCAACAAACTGGACGAATTGCTCCGGCATACCACCTTGCAAGCGGCGCTCGGCGTCATCATGCCCGATGGCACACGCCGTCGCTTTATTGACTGGGATCGGGTGATTCGTGAGCGGCAAGTCGTCATTGTCAATCTCGACATGGCTCGCATGGGCGGACGGTCCAACGTCCGGCTGTTTGGGATTTTAATTACCCAGCTCTTGTGGCACGCCATTCAGCGGCAAGGACTGCAAGCCGAATCCACCCGGATTCCGGTCAAACTGCTCTATGATGAAGCGCAAGAATATCTGTCCCCGCAATTCCTCGATTACCTGGCCTTGGGCCGGGCCTATGGGTTTCAGACAGTCTTGGCCACGCGGTTCTTGCTCGAACTCAAAGATCCGGCGCTGCAAGCGGGCGTGATTAACCTCTGCCAAAACCGGATTATTCACCGGATTCCTGAACCGGCGGAAGCTATCAAACTGATGCAGCAAATGATGACGATTTACATTAACAACATTACGTTGCAAGAAGAAGCCCAAGCCTTGGAACGGTTCATGGCCGACGACATTATGCGGTTGCCGGACTACACGGCCATTTGCTTGTGGCAGGCCAAAGGCGCGGTTCAATCGCCGTTTGTGGCGCAGACCATTGACTGGCGGGCGGAAGCGCATGAGGACTGGGCCACGTATCATTTACAGCAGCAGCCGGCGTGTTTGACCGTCCCGGATGTTGACGTCTCGATTCCCTCAACGTCTGATAACATCGAGACATCGGCACCATCTACGCCTTCGCTTGTTGCGATGGACGATTCTCCTCCATCGGGTTCGCCTCATGTTGATTCACCACAGGCCGCAGAGACCACGAACGTCGATTGGAGTGTGCAAAAACTGGCACAACGATTTCAATTATCTCAATCTGTTGTCGAAAAAATCTGTCGGGATCAACAATGCACCCTCAGCGAATTAGCCGCGGTGCTTACACAACATGGGGCCGAACGTCCAGCCTTTATGGTGCAAATTCCCGGATGGCTGGCGGATCATGCTGATTGGTTTTCGGCGGTAAAAAATCCTGACGGTGCCGATCATCCTATAGAGGCCGTGTCTTCTTCATCCACAGCCGATCAGAATGTCGCGGATGACACGCCGTGGTTACTTGATTCCTAA
- a CDS encoding vitamin K epoxide reductase family protein yields MRHVILLLTFAILTYLTILHATALPAACPDTGPIQCNTVLHSAGSHWLGIPLVLWGLGWTVSGWFWPVRSSSIWLWIGTGLGGVVWGVSHEWALHLLCLWCTGAQLGILTVIGLTIAQRFHPISASSQEAITHDAL; encoded by the coding sequence GTGCGTCACGTCATACTTTTACTGACTTTTGCCATTTTAACCTATCTCACCATCCTTCATGCGACCGCCTTACCCGCCGCGTGTCCCGACACCGGACCCATCCAATGCAATACGGTCCTGCATTCTGCCGGCAGTCACTGGCTCGGTATTCCGCTCGTTCTATGGGGCTTGGGCTGGACGGTCAGTGGCTGGTTCTGGCCGGTACGTTCTTCCAGCATTTGGCTATGGATTGGCACAGGATTGGGCGGCGTGGTGTGGGGTGTGAGCCATGAATGGGCGCTACACCTCCTCTGTTTATGGTGTACAGGCGCCCAACTCGGCATTCTTACGGTCATCGGCCTCACGATAGCCCAACGGTTTCATCCCATTTCCGCATCTTCTCAGGAGGCGATAACGCATGACGCCCTATGA
- a CDS encoding DUF805 domain-containing protein: MLTYYVDAWKQYANFQGRATRPQFWWFYVINSLIIIVFTMINQSFPHNVIVILVRLLYLVAVLIPTLALSTRRLHDTNRSAWWLLLYFVPILGWIILLVFYALPSDPHRNTYDTPLRVI, translated from the coding sequence ATGCTAACTTACTATGTCGATGCTTGGAAACAATATGCCAACTTCCAAGGCCGGGCCACCCGGCCCCAATTTTGGTGGTTCTATGTCATCAATAGTCTCATCATCATCGTGTTCACCATGATAAATCAAAGTTTTCCGCACAACGTCATCGTCATCCTCGTGCGCCTCCTGTATTTGGTGGCAGTCCTCATTCCGACGCTGGCTTTGTCCACCCGCCGTCTGCATGACACCAATCGTTCCGCGTGGTGGCTTTTGCTGTATTTCGTTCCGATTCTGGGATGGATTATTCTGCTCGTGTTTTATGCGTTGCCCAGTGATCCGCACCGCAACACCTATGATACCCCGTTGCGTGTCATTTAA
- a CDS encoding DUF488 domain-containing protein, whose product MFFTIGYEGLSIDRFFSLIGCHPIDMIVDVRERPLSRKPGFSKRALEESLNVRGLDYIHIPELGSPTSIRHQLKKSGAWDVFREAYTDWLVVQRDSMNVIHELAQQRTIGLLCFEANVHVCHRSIIGTRLLEFLKGYTWTDLSYHGAKTLGFLSSSSRIRAQAAHTAKQTALQDCLMENNESDFTP is encoded by the coding sequence ATGTTTTTCACCATCGGTTACGAAGGCTTGAGCATCGACAGGTTCTTTTCCCTGATCGGGTGTCATCCCATTGATATGATTGTCGATGTGCGAGAGCGGCCTCTGAGTCGTAAACCCGGATTTTCTAAGCGTGCGCTTGAAGAATCCTTGAATGTCCGGGGCCTTGACTATATACACATTCCGGAACTGGGAAGCCCCACCTCGATCCGACACCAATTGAAGAAATCCGGCGCGTGGGACGTGTTTCGGGAAGCATATACCGACTGGTTGGTAGTTCAGCGCGACAGCATGAATGTCATCCATGAATTAGCGCAGCAGCGTACAATTGGACTATTATGTTTTGAGGCCAATGTGCATGTGTGCCATCGTTCAATAATTGGTACTAGACTGTTGGAGTTCTTGAAAGGATATACATGGACGGACCTATCTTATCACGGCGCAAAAACGCTCGGGTTCTTGTCCTCGTCAAGTCGTATCCGCGCCCAAGCAGCACATACGGCGAAACAGACTGCATTGCAGGATTGTTTGATGGAAAACAATGAATCAGACTTTACCCCGTGA
- a CDS encoding SAF domain-containing protein translates to MATLASSPLQKSSRRTATARLFKVAAGFLGGFALLGIAHQLTIPPHLHTVWILKTSLTPGQPLTAQDVTGIKTLNPWPNALSSIPTGWVAKRSLAPGTPLLRTDFTTMVAFRGLKPGQAMWTIPVSGVSSGLVQVGDRVQVWSDPQSTPQGSQSASTGFAHLWATGVRVMGIYSSSGTPLSNNQTAIGMVSLAVPDRDLSLLMTIANPTLVQDPYQTHFRLVVAPPTTTQTPAPSSNGSKTPGAKTG, encoded by the coding sequence ATGGCCACCTTAGCCTCATCCCCGTTACAGAAATCATCGCGCCGCACGGCGACCGCCCGCCTGTTCAAGGTCGCCGCCGGCTTTCTCGGCGGATTCGCCTTACTAGGCATTGCTCATCAATTGACGATTCCGCCGCATCTTCATACGGTATGGATTCTCAAGACCTCTCTAACCCCCGGCCAACCGTTGACCGCTCAGGATGTGACCGGGATTAAAACACTGAATCCCTGGCCCAATGCCTTATCGTCCATTCCGACAGGATGGGTGGCCAAGCGATCATTAGCGCCCGGCACCCCGCTTTTACGAACCGATTTCACGACGATGGTAGCCTTTCGCGGCTTAAAACCCGGTCAAGCCATGTGGACCATTCCGGTCAGTGGGGTGAGCAGTGGTCTCGTCCAAGTCGGCGACCGTGTTCAAGTCTGGTCCGATCCCCAGAGCACGCCACAAGGCAGTCAAAGTGCCTCGACAGGATTTGCCCATCTCTGGGCGACCGGCGTTCGCGTCATGGGGATTTATTCTAGTTCGGGCACCCCCTTATCGAATAACCAAACGGCGATTGGCATGGTCAGCTTGGCCGTACCGGATCGCGATTTGTCCCTGCTCATGACCATTGCCAATCCGACGTTAGTGCAAGATCCCTATCAAACCCATTTTCGTCTCGTGGTGGCGCCACCGACGACGACGCAAACGCCCGCTCCCTCGTCTAACGGTTCGAAAACACCCGGAGCGAAAACCGGATGA
- a CDS encoding PLDc N-terminal domain-containing protein: MTQLNSLIAWLRVFFMTRRRRRVMAAAGHTQEIIWLVIIVVLGVVAYFFFGNNGPGGQWFHNMLDSVTQFND, encoded by the coding sequence ATGACTCAACTCAATTCGCTTATTGCGTGGCTCCGGGTGTTTTTCATGACCCGACGTCGGCGGCGCGTGATGGCCGCGGCCGGTCACACCCAAGAAATCATTTGGCTGGTGATTATCGTTGTGTTGGGCGTTGTCGCCTACTTCTTTTTTGGCAACAACGGTCCCGGCGGCCAATGGTTTCATAACATGCTGGACAGCGTCACACAATTTAACGATTAG
- a CDS encoding CpaF family protein, with amino-acid sequence MSFYNPLVQTFSAPDPTPNPLQDLGYDSGGPAVQAPFRTMDPTPDSPSGSESLFRHALLLLNDRYSALIAHLYQADRQAIRQAIADVVLSLHPSQDVAMQLTDALEAQLLGAGVLEPVMRDPTVSEIMVTGPYVFVDRNGRIEPAFTLASIEDSIRLAQHLARHCQREYRDTEPLMDLTWPENGARINITHHRVAVTGPAITIRKHNMGTLLQLSELIRRRMITDDAAAFLVWAIRARANCLIAGPTKSGKTALLRALAIEAIPPHERLIILEDTEELHLPFHHQINLIGLARSVTAEERQHGWVSLLDLFRNALRQSPGRLIMGELRGPESFDFIELGLTEKGGSLSTIHLRHPSYLISRLYYIAQKSGLPFSHDLIQQTVAQAIDLIVYVHHDPESGSRWVSQIAETTPDGTIHVLFDWQHGHLVRVGDPSADLRTKLGASEPVNAPEVRA; translated from the coding sequence ATGTCGTTTTATAATCCCTTAGTTCAAACCTTCAGCGCGCCGGATCCGACGCCCAATCCGTTGCAAGATCTCGGTTACGATTCTGGCGGTCCGGCGGTCCAGGCTCCCTTTCGCACCATGGACCCCACCCCGGATTCGCCTTCCGGCTCCGAATCGCTGTTCCGCCACGCGTTGCTCTTGTTAAACGACCGGTATAGCGCATTAATTGCCCATTTATATCAAGCGGATCGCCAAGCCATTCGTCAAGCGATCGCGGATGTGGTGTTGAGTTTGCATCCGTCGCAGGATGTGGCCATGCAATTGACCGATGCCCTAGAAGCGCAATTGTTAGGGGCTGGGGTGCTGGAACCGGTTATGCGGGATCCGACCGTTTCGGAAATTATGGTGACGGGCCCGTATGTCTTTGTGGACCGCAACGGGCGCATTGAACCGGCCTTCACGTTGGCCTCCATAGAAGACAGCATTCGTCTGGCCCAACATCTGGCCCGCCATTGTCAACGGGAATATCGGGATACGGAACCGTTGATGGATCTCACCTGGCCGGAAAACGGCGCACGGATTAATATCACCCATCATCGGGTGGCCGTGACGGGACCTGCCATTACCATTCGCAAACATAATATGGGCACCTTGTTACAGCTGAGCGAACTCATTCGGCGGCGCATGATTACGGATGACGCCGCCGCCTTTCTGGTGTGGGCCATTCGTGCTCGCGCCAATTGCCTGATTGCGGGACCGACGAAATCGGGCAAAACGGCTTTGCTCCGGGCTTTGGCGATCGAAGCCATTCCGCCGCATGAACGCTTGATTATCCTCGAAGATACCGAAGAGCTGCACTTACCCTTTCATCACCAGATTAATCTCATTGGGTTGGCGCGGTCCGTCACGGCGGAAGAACGCCAGCACGGCTGGGTGTCGTTATTGGATTTGTTTCGGAACGCCCTCCGCCAAAGTCCAGGCCGCTTGATTATGGGCGAGTTACGGGGGCCCGAGTCCTTTGATTTTATTGAACTGGGCTTGACCGAAAAAGGCGGGAGTTTGTCCACGATTCACTTGCGTCATCCCAGTTATTTAATTAGTCGGCTCTATTACATTGCACAAAAATCGGGGTTGCCCTTTTCCCACGATTTGATTCAACAGACGGTCGCCCAAGCGATTGATCTGATTGTCTATGTCCACCACGATCCGGAATCCGGATCCCGGTGGGTCAGCCAGATTGCGGAAACGACGCCCGATGGCACAATCCACGTACTGTTTGATTGGCAGCACGGTCATCTGGTTCGGGTCGGCGACCCCTCAGCGGATCTGCGGACCAAACTCGGGGCCTCTGAACCGGTCAACGCGCCGGAGGTGAGAGCATGA